ttaggtcgagttagggttagggtttggctactgttcttcttccccgagttGTCTACGCGGGTTAGATTTTGAGTTCATTTTCAAAACCGAGACCCTTTCTTACTCATTTTCTTCACCCGATTTGGGTTTAGGGTTTGATGAACCCTTTGCTTAAATCCGAATCAGATCTCTCACCTCCTTCTAATTGCTGCTACTCGGTTTTCTACCCTGATAAGATAGATCTACGCCTAGTTAGGCGACTGATACCATTGATATAATATTAAAGGATcaactagccatagatctagcatgagTACTTACATTTGGAGTAAATAGCGAGCCCTAGAACACGTACTAGTACGGGATTaacagatagagtgagagagagatagGGGTTGAGGATGTGCAAACCATCGACCGCCTTCATAGAAGACGAGCTGGCTATGGGGTTGCTTGACGGTGGTGCTGTGATGCCCGGCGGTGAAGGCGCTGTCGCGGTGGCGATggtgcagaggcggcggtggccagtggcggagcttcccgtcgctggcaacgccccctctctagatcggctagggtttagggactataggtggggtgtctggcggctcaggtgaacctcgtgctttatgccctggcccccacctccctttttatggcgctgtgcaatgggagcccaccaaccatggaacggttgggcgcccccgatcagagcgCGGATCCAAAGGCCCAATTGGCCGTGGAGATCATCTAACACTTCTAGCTATGCGCTGTGGCCTGTGGTTCAGCAGTGTGTGTAATGATCGAGGTCAACACACCACACAATCACGTCCTATAAGTATACTCTTAGGGCAGTCacaatggtgtattgatgatgatttctatcctcattaaatgacttgccacgtaggtaaaatgctgacatggcaacgtaattaatgaagaaagagagcaaaaatcctagaaatggtttcctcatgaagaaatcaggtcttctcttgacccaatgcaccaagaaaccatgaaatcgccattagggagaaaccaccagtttccagGGGGCTCGTGCCATACTCCCATTGgagaaagaagatagagttgggagagaaagagaaaataattattacacaaagaCATCTCCACTGTGGAAGATAGTTTCTATAGATGATTTCTTATGCTATGGAAACCGCATCAGCTTCTTTCATTGGAACTGGCCCTTAGTACCTATCCTATCCCTTCGGTATCGATCAAATTATGTTTTGTTATCACTACATTAATGTAAGCAATCAATCCTGTATGGTATGATTGATTGCTTGCTTACATTAATCTTAGCATTCATTATATTTTCTCGATAGAATCGTGCgacgaaaacaaaaaaaatcttgTAAACCCAAGGCATTTGTTTATATATGGTACCGTTATGAAAATTGTATTAAATAAGtatactaaaaaaataaaaatttctataatttCAGCGTGCTCCGGTACAACTTTGCTGTGGCTTGCGCTGCAGCAGCGGGTTGCGGAGCCGAATATAGCAATTTAACGTAGCATATAGCAGGTAGCAGGTAGCATACTAGCTTGCAGCTGTAGGCTTGCAGCCGAAACACCGGTAGAAAATCACTGCCGAGCAGGCGTTTCGGTCCCGTGCCCCCGTGGAGTTTGGCCAGAGCAGATGCCGTGCACGACTCGCCCCTGCGCGGCCAACACCAAGGAGTACACTACACGAGCACACGTGGACTGTGGACTGTGGACTGTGGTGCCCCGGTGCAGAACCGGGATTCCATCCAATCCCATCTCCGCTGCTCGGCGAAAGCAGCCCTGGCGTCATACCAGATTCGGACGGCGGCCGGCCGGCCTGTCCAAACCTTGAATCCACGGCAGATCCGAAAAATCCGCCGGAGCCCGGACGGGGAAACGAAAAGCGACGGCATCCATTCCGTTGCGCAGCGGGCCAGGCACTCGGATCGGTCATCGCGCCGCGCCGAGGATGAGGCGGCGAACGGCCGGACTCGGAACGGGACAGACCAGACGACAAGACCCGTTCGGCGTCTCGTCGTCCGCGCGAGCGCGACTCGCCGACGTAGGCAGAAGGCAGGGCAGCGCCAACCGCCCCCCCGGTTAGCACTCGACGAAAGCAGCGGACACGACGCTACTGGTGCCGGTAGTCGTCTTGTCTTGGATCGGAACGTGGCGtgcagcggtgcagcaggcccaGCGCCGCGCCGTGCCGAGCCGCGTCGCGTCGCGTCGCGTCCACCCGCGAAGCGAGACCTCTGCACTCCTCCACTCCCGTCTCGCCTCTTCGCCTTCGCGCGGCCCTCGATCGAGCACCACCACAGCACCTATCTGCCTGCACTCTGTGGCCGTCAACTTGTTTCCCAGCAgcgcatgcagcagcagcagtggtcgTAGGAATCCATTACTCGTTTGGCCACGAACACACAGCTATGCCATACGTGATGCCCTGCAACCAGCCACACGTGGTCCAGATACACTAGCCGTGTCAGTGTCACCCGGTGCAGGCGTGGCCTGCCCTGCCTAACAATCGCGCTCGCCGCGGCGACCAAGTACTCGGTGTATCTCCTATATCTTCCCGCCCGCCCGCTCGCCGTCTCCATccaccaccccccacaccgccgCCGCACATGCACGCACGAACTCACCTCCATCGACCGCGCGTTCTCAACACCACCTACAAGAGCGAGCCAGCCCGCCATGCCGACCGGCAGCAGCGGCTCCACCCAGGCGCTGGTGGCGCCGATGCACCGAGGCGGCGGCGAGCCAGAGACACAGCCCCACCGCCTACTGCTGCAGCGCATGGCGCCGCTGTTTCGCCCGGCGCCGACGGACAGGGACAGGCGGCTGACGCGGCTGCTGGTGAACGTGACGGTGGACCGCAGCCTATGGCCCGTCCACCTCGTGCTGGGCGCCGACGCCACCGTCGCCGACCTCGtgcgcgccgccgtcgccgcctacGTCCGCGAGGGCCGCCGCCCACCGCTCCAGACCGGGACGGCCGCCGACGCGGCGGACGGCTTCGAGCTGCATCTCCACAAGTACTCGCTCGAGAGTACGTGCACCAACCTACATTCTGTCAGGTTTCTTTGGAGTGGAGTTTCATTGCATCGTATCGTATCGTATGGCAACTGACGATCGGTCGATTTCTTTGGAATTCTGTCAGGTTTGAGGCCGGAGGAGATGGTGCTGGACCTGGGCTCTCGCAACTTCTTCCTCTGTGCGCGGAGATCTGCGGCTGCGGCTTGAGCTGATCGAGCTTGCTTCGTTGGATCATCGTCCGTCGGACGCTCACCCTGTCGTGCACATGCATCGTCGTAGGAAGAGCAGAGCAGTAGTATGTATAGTACGCATCCAAAAGGCTACGCCTCCATCAGGTTTTCAGGTTGACGACGCAACGCATCTTGATCTGCTTCTGTAAACCTGTATACTCGTGTAGAGAAATGGATGTGGATATTTCGTCACGCGAATTCTGCTGCTTGGCTCGCGCTGGTCGTGAAACGCGTCTGTCTTGGCATCAGTGGCATGACCAATTGGCCATGGCTCTCGTTTGgcgccatgactgaaagtacttttagctgatttattgtgagaggaaaataatgttcgttcgctgaaaaagtacggattataaaccAAATGAACAGGGCTGTGCGTTGCAACGAGAGAAATTATATATACATTTAAAGCTTCTGAAGTTATAAACCGGTATAAATGGCAAGAGGGAATGTGGAGTAGGCAGGAAGCGAGACATGGAGGGTGGGGAGCATAACATCCTTGAGGTGATAAGGATTGGAGAAAATGCTAGAGAATCAAAAGATATATCATCAGCAAGAGAAGGTTCTGCTAACACCAAAACTTTTTATGGTAGAATGATGGCCGAAGCCTTGTTCACATGAGTCCGATTATTGCAACAAGTTTTGGTGTTAACAGATGCGCGCACATTCTAGACTCCAGTGCAGGTGTTGGGGCCTTCAACTTGAAAAAATAATTGAACTCGTGAATTGAGCGTATGTCAGTTGGTTGGATTCCTTGTGGTGAAACCTACCTACCCGGGTTCAAGTCTCCGACTTGACATGGATGCTCGCATTTTCCTGGATTTATTATAGGAATTAACGGCGTTATGCTTTCAGTGATAGGCGACAtgcccgtcgacagcgaggcgtctgtggtgacttcgtcaatcttgaGATTTGTCGGTCCAACTCAGTTCtttggaggtgctcataggggcaGGGTGTGCATGCGtacgttcataggggtgagtgtgcgctcGTGTTTGTGAGCGTCTGCTGGATctcgaaaaaaaagaaaaataattgAACTCAACTTCTTCTCAGTAGTCAATATAATACAAAAGAAGATTAACTTAATAGTGGACTACCAATCTTAAACTTGGCCAATCGGTGGAATATCCAATGGAGCAAAAGGTGACACTATCTCTACAGTACATGATTGCTATGAAAAGCAATAAACATGACATTTACTCATGGTCCGCAAGACTGAAAATTTTGACAAAAAATAACTTGGAAACATGGTATGCGATCATTGGTACTGCATCAAAAGATAACAAAAGTAGAACCCTATCAGCTAGAGAGTTTGTCATAACAGAGAAAGCCATTCCAAagacaaagaagaaaacaaaataatGTAATAAAAACATATATTATAAATTTATAATATGGCTTCATATTCTGAACAATTGAGGCGAGTTATTTGGTTAACATATTCAGCAATCGTCCGTTATACATATAGTTCAAAACTTGTTGCATGAGCTGAGAATATCAAAACAAACAGAAGCTACGCCGCCATGGTTAACTCTTATAGAGTAAAATCACAACTGGATTGTAATTGCCATGATGTACCTCAAGTAAAGATCGATAATGTTTTTGATACAaaggtgttagttgatctccaccaataggcccaacggtctattgggcccttgtctctgctccctgatcggaggagcccaaccctaatacggttggtgggcccctgtcgcacagcacatataaaaggTAAGGTGGGGATCAGGGCTTGGAGGACGAGGTTCAACGGAGCCGCCGTACCCACCGACAGAGTAAACCTAAACCGATCTAAAGCAGTGCTgctagcgacgggaagctccaccacACCACCGTCGCCTCTGCAGCGCCACTGGACTTCATCTCCACCGCGCTGGATGCCTACTACACTGCGGCACCGGCGTCTACTCTGCTGCTACGCTGCAaagggaaagggcaaggaggcttacccggatctacggttacacagaGGTACTCATTCAATTCtaacattggtaccagagccaggttatcagtgtgtaaccctaaccctaaccgggtaaaagcaaagagaaagagagaccggggtggcggacgtcactgtctaccggtcaccaccgccaccgcgcgcggggggggggggggggggagatgccGCACCGCCGTTCTCACCGGCGCACGGTAAGAACAGAATAGATCCAGTTCGGATCTAAGGAAAGAAGTACAGTGGTTccccaatccctaaccctaactgggtgaagaggAAGGGCCCTCGGCTCacgaagccgaaccctaaccgTG
The nucleotide sequence above comes from Miscanthus floridulus cultivar M001 chromosome 18, ASM1932011v1, whole genome shotgun sequence. Encoded proteins:
- the LOC136523129 gene encoding uncharacterized protein At4g22758-like, producing MPTGSSGSTQALVAPMHRGGGEPETQPHRLLLQRMAPLFRPAPTDRDRRLTRLLVNVTVDRSLWPVHLVLGADATVADLVRAAVAAYVREGRRPPLQTGTAADAADGFELHLHKYSLESLRPEEMVLDLGSRNFFLCARRSAAAA